The following are encoded together in the Pseudomonas sediminis genome:
- a CDS encoding NAD(P) transhydrogenase subunit alpha, protein MDLISDGIYNLIIFVLAIYVGYHVVWNVTPALHTPLMAVTNAISAIVIVGAMLAAALTVTPLGKTMGTLAVALAAVNVFGGFLVTRRMLEMFKKKAPKAPVEKH, encoded by the coding sequence ATGGATCTGATTTCCGACGGCATCTACAACCTGATCATCTTCGTGCTCGCCATCTATGTCGGCTACCACGTGGTGTGGAACGTCACCCCGGCCCTGCACACCCCGCTGATGGCCGTGACCAACGCCATTTCCGCCATCGTGATCGTCGGCGCCATGCTGGCCGCCGCGCTCACCGTCACCCCACTGGGCAAGACCATGGGCACCCTGGCCGTGGCACTGGCCGCAGTCAACGTATTTGGCGGCTTCCTGGTCACCCGACGCATGCTGGAAATGTTCAAGAAGAAAGCGCCCAAGGCGCCTGTGGAGAAACACTGA